In the Lepus europaeus isolate LE1 chromosome 18, mLepTim1.pri, whole genome shotgun sequence genome, one interval contains:
- the EIF1 gene encoding eukaryotic translation initiation factor 1 — protein sequence MSAIQNLHSFDPFADASKGDDLLPAGTEDYIHIRIQQRNGRKTLTTVQGIADDYDKKKLVKAFKKKFACNGTVIEHPEYGEVIQLQGDQRKNICQFLVEIGLAKDDQLKVHGF from the exons ATGTCCGCTATCCAGAACCTCCACTCTTTCG ACCCCTTTGCTGATGCAAGTAAGGGTGATGacctgcttcctgctggcacTGAGGATTATATCCATATAAGAATTCAACAGAGAAACGGCAGGAAGACCCTTACTACTGTCCAAGGGATCGCTGATGATTACGATAAAAAGAAACTAGTGAAGGCGTTTAAGAAG AAATTTGCCTGCAATGGTACTGTGATTGAGCATCCGGAATATGGAGAAGTGATTCAGCTACAGGGTGACCAGCGCAAGAACATATGCCAGTTCCTGGTCGAG ATTGGACTGGCTAAGGACGACCAGCTGAAGGTTCATGGGTTTTAA